Sequence from the Caldibacillus debilis DSM 16016 genome:
GGCTGGAAGTGAACCGGAAACAGATGGCGCCGCTGCTGCAATTTTACGCCGAGCGGGGCTGCCTTTTCACGATCGACGGCGACCAGCCCATCGACCGGGTGTTTGCCGACATTGCCGCCGTGCTGGAAAAATAACGGCTGAACGCCGCTTCATCCGCAGAATTTTTCCGCGGAGAAGCCGGTCGCCCGTTTCGCCGGGAATCCTTGTTTTGAGGGTGAATCGCCGTGCGGAAAGCGGATCCCGTTGATCTGATCGGACGGGTCGTCAAGATCCGTCAAGGAAAAGACCAAGGCCAATACGCTATCGTCATCAAACGGTTGGATTCCCGAACCGTTCTCGTTGCCGACGGTGAAAAGCGGACCTTTTCCCGTCCGAAAAAGAAAAATTTGTTGCATCTGCAGCTGTGTTCCTATGTTTCCCCGGAAGTTCGAAACAGCCTTAACGAAACCGGTCAAGTGACAAACGGAAAGCTGCGCCATGCGCTGGTCCAGTTTCGTTTG
This genomic interval carries:
- a CDS encoding KOW domain-containing RNA-binding protein, whose amino-acid sequence is MRKADPVDLIGRVVKIRQGKDQGQYAIVIKRLDSRTVLVADGEKRTFSRPKKKNLLHLQLCSYVSPEVRNSLNETGQVTNGKLRHALVQFRLKHLTEEEGDNNDGERRCH